Proteins from a single region of Amycolatopsis sp. CA-230715:
- a CDS encoding PucR family transcriptional regulator: MYPTVAEVLALPVLRHGRPHVVAGSRGLGARVRWVHVAEVTGIAHLLRGGELVLTTGIALPDDASELTAYMGELADADIAGLVVELVRHWSDELPSALVSAAEERGIPLVTLSRETRYVTVTESVNGLIVDAQVAELRAAEQVHKVFTELTVSGAEPAEVLREVARVTGQPVVLETLSHEVLAYDAAGTDPGELLDGWPARSRATEIGERTGYHVEAGWLLTIVGARGHDWARLVVVCAEPPPHRHVVVAERAASALAVHRLVAKDGDSLERNAHRALVNELLAAPVPSAELIARSSALDVPLAGRLLVGVAIRPRLIGSAAPALSIQPLTRELAEAAALAARRARVRALVSTGDDGGVRMLISLSPQAKPDAVLDRLAAEVHQARGSAVIAAGTVVTGPAGAGRTLAEAAQVAAAALHGPDRPVHRLDDVRLRGLLQLLAGDERLTAFADRELGALLARDAASGSRLVAALRHYCEHGGNKSAAAAAAHTSRTAYYQQLARIEQVLGVRLEDPESLLSLYVALLAHDITRSDHSTG, from the coding sequence ATGTACCCGACCGTCGCGGAGGTGCTGGCACTGCCGGTGCTGCGCCACGGCCGCCCGCACGTCGTCGCGGGCTCGCGCGGGCTCGGCGCCAGGGTGCGCTGGGTGCACGTCGCCGAGGTGACCGGGATCGCGCACCTGCTCCGCGGCGGCGAACTCGTCCTCACCACCGGCATCGCGCTGCCCGACGACGCGAGCGAGCTCACCGCGTACATGGGCGAACTGGCCGACGCGGATATCGCGGGCCTGGTGGTCGAACTGGTCCGGCACTGGAGCGACGAACTGCCGTCCGCGCTGGTGAGCGCCGCCGAGGAGCGCGGGATCCCGTTGGTGACGCTGTCCAGGGAGACCCGCTACGTGACGGTCACCGAATCGGTGAACGGGCTGATCGTCGACGCGCAGGTGGCCGAGCTGCGCGCCGCCGAACAGGTGCACAAGGTGTTCACCGAACTGACCGTGTCCGGTGCCGAACCGGCGGAGGTGCTGCGCGAGGTCGCGCGCGTGACCGGGCAGCCGGTGGTGCTGGAAACCCTCTCGCACGAGGTGCTCGCCTACGACGCCGCGGGCACCGATCCCGGCGAGCTGCTCGACGGCTGGCCCGCCCGTTCGCGCGCGACCGAGATCGGCGAACGCACCGGGTACCACGTCGAAGCGGGCTGGCTGCTCACGATCGTCGGCGCGCGCGGGCACGACTGGGCCAGGCTCGTGGTGGTGTGCGCGGAACCGCCGCCGCACCGGCACGTCGTGGTCGCCGAACGCGCCGCGTCCGCGCTCGCCGTGCACCGGCTCGTCGCGAAGGACGGCGACAGCCTCGAACGCAACGCCCACCGCGCGCTCGTCAACGAACTGCTCGCGGCGCCCGTGCCGTCGGCCGAGCTGATCGCCCGTTCGTCCGCGCTCGACGTGCCGTTGGCCGGGCGCCTGCTGGTCGGCGTCGCGATCCGGCCACGGCTCATCGGATCCGCCGCGCCCGCGCTGTCGATCCAGCCGCTGACGCGGGAACTCGCCGAAGCCGCGGCGCTGGCCGCACGGCGTGCCCGGGTACGGGCGCTGGTGTCCACCGGCGACGACGGCGGTGTCCGCATGCTGATTTCCCTTTCCCCGCAAGCGAAACCGGACGCGGTGCTGGACAGGCTGGCGGCCGAGGTCCACCAGGCTCGCGGCTCGGCGGTGATCGCCGCGGGCACCGTCGTGACCGGGCCGGCCGGTGCCGGGCGCACACTGGCCGAGGCGGCGCAGGTCGCGGCGGCCGCGCTGCACGGGCCGGACCGGCCGGTCCACCGGCTCGACGACGTCCGCCTGCGCGGTTTGCTGCAGTTACTCGCCGGTGACGAGCGGCTGACCGCGTTCGCCGACCGTGAGCTGGGAGCGCTGCTGGCCAGGGACGCGGCCTCGGGCAGCAGGCTCGTCGCGGCGCTGCGGCACTACTGCGAGCACGGCGGCAACAAGTCGGCGGCGGCCGCGGCGGCGCACACCTCGCGGACGGCCTACTACCAGCAGCTCGCGCGGATCGAGCAGGTGCTCGGGGTGCGGCTCGAAGACCCGGAATCGCTGCTCTCGCTGTACGTCGCACTGCTCGCGCACGACATCACCCGTTCAGACCACTCGACCGGGTGA
- a CDS encoding TIGR03842 family LLM class F420-dependent oxidoreductase gives MDFGIVLQTDPPASEVVRLMKAAEDNGFSYGWTFDSCVLWQEPFVIYSRILAETSALTVGPMVTSPATRDYSVMASTFATLNDMYGNRTVCGIGRGDSAHRVVGRAPSTLATVRECMHLVKELAEGREVLLNDTPVRIPWVRDGRLEMWMAGYGPKALKMVGEQADGFILQCADPAIAKWTIGSVRDAARAAGRDPEGITICVAAPGYVGEDLAHQREQLRWFGGMVGNHVADLVARYGDSSSVPRELTDYIAGREGYDYAHHGKAGNPSTEFVPDEIVDRFCLIGSAGAHVARLEELAELGVDQFALYLMHDEREDTLAAYGSQVVPKLTA, from the coding sequence GTGGACTTCGGGATCGTGCTGCAGACGGACCCGCCCGCGAGCGAGGTCGTGCGGCTGATGAAAGCCGCCGAGGACAACGGTTTCTCCTACGGCTGGACGTTCGACTCGTGCGTGCTCTGGCAGGAGCCGTTCGTCATCTATTCGCGGATCCTCGCCGAAACCTCGGCGCTGACCGTGGGCCCGATGGTGACCAGCCCGGCGACACGGGACTATTCGGTGATGGCGTCGACCTTCGCGACGCTCAACGACATGTACGGCAACCGGACGGTGTGCGGGATCGGGCGCGGGGACTCCGCGCACCGGGTCGTCGGCCGCGCACCGTCCACTTTGGCCACCGTGCGGGAGTGCATGCACCTGGTCAAGGAACTGGCCGAGGGCAGGGAGGTGCTGCTCAACGACACCCCGGTGCGGATCCCGTGGGTCCGCGACGGCAGGCTCGAGATGTGGATGGCCGGATACGGGCCGAAGGCGCTGAAGATGGTCGGCGAGCAGGCCGACGGGTTCATCCTGCAGTGCGCCGATCCCGCGATCGCGAAGTGGACGATCGGCAGCGTCCGCGACGCCGCGCGCGCCGCGGGGCGTGACCCGGAGGGCATCACGATCTGCGTCGCCGCACCGGGTTACGTCGGCGAGGACCTCGCGCACCAGCGCGAGCAGCTGCGCTGGTTCGGCGGCATGGTCGGCAACCACGTCGCCGATCTCGTCGCGCGCTACGGCGATTCGAGCTCGGTGCCGCGGGAGCTGACCGATTACATCGCGGGGCGCGAGGGGTACGACTACGCCCACCACGGCAAGGCGGGCAACCCGTCGACCGAGTTCGTACCGGACGAGATCGTCGACCGGTTCTGCTTGATCGGATCGGCCGGCGCGCATGTCGCCCGGCTGGAAGAGCTGGCCGAGCTCGGGGTCGACCAGTTCGCGCTCTACCTCATGCACGACGAACGGGAGGACACGCTGGCCGCCTACGGATCACAGGTCGTGCCGAAGCTCACCGCTTGA
- a CDS encoding SSI family serine proteinase inhibitor, producing MPFLLEPIVAGALTLASLGSPAATAPTSLQLNAHDTTGRVAAVSLACDPARGTHPKSNAACAVLDSIDGDFSRLPLHDQPCTLEYAPVDVTAIGVYRGQRVDFRTTYSNRCAADAGSSGVFAF from the coding sequence ATGCCTTTCTTATTGGAACCGATCGTCGCGGGCGCGCTCACCCTCGCCTCCCTCGGCAGTCCGGCCGCGACCGCGCCCACGTCGCTGCAGCTGAACGCGCACGACACCACGGGCCGGGTCGCCGCCGTCTCGCTCGCCTGCGACCCGGCGCGGGGCACCCACCCGAAGAGCAACGCCGCGTGCGCGGTGCTGGACTCGATCGACGGCGACTTCTCCCGCCTGCCGCTGCACGATCAGCCTTGCACGCTCGAATACGCGCCCGTCGACGTCACCGCCATCGGCGTGTACCGGGGCCAGCGCGTCGACTTCCGCACCACCTATTCGAACCGCTGCGCGGCCGACGCGGGTTCCAGCGGCGTCTTCGCTTTCTGA
- a CDS encoding NCS1 family nucleobase:cation symporter-1 — MEPSQRDSGENTVVHPDGRVDLGDPKSISGSRYFNEELAPVPVSKRTWSTYNYFALWMGMAHNIPSYALAASLIALGMNWVQALLTITIGNIVVLAPMLLNSHAGTKYGIPFPVFARAFYGVRGANLAALLRAFIACGWFGIQTWVGGEAVYIIVGRLAGPGWRDSAVIAGQHWTLWLSFAVFWAVQMLIIWRGMEAVRKFENWTAPLVSVGFLILLGYVLVKAGGLGPILSEPGKLGWGADFWKVFAPSLMAMIAFWSTLSLNMPDFTRFGGSQRKQVRGQIFGLPTTMTFIAIVAILTTSGGSVLYGEQIWDPAKLADRFDSPIVVVIALIALVLATISANLAANVVSPSYDFSNAFPKKITFALGGLITGVIGILIQPWRLYSDPSIYIFAWLGFYGGLLGAVAGVLVGGYWVVNRTKLHLKDLYTERGAYWFTGGWNWRAVVATIVGAVLAVGGAYDGPFPADGLIPFLKPLYDYNWVVGLVGAFVVYALLSRPVEKIEKKEETSERPGPSRIDPAAVDG; from the coding sequence ATGGAGCCGAGCCAGCGCGACAGCGGCGAGAACACCGTGGTGCACCCGGACGGCAGGGTCGACCTCGGGGACCCGAAGAGCATCTCGGGCAGCCGGTACTTCAACGAAGAGCTGGCGCCGGTTCCGGTGTCGAAACGCACCTGGAGCACCTACAACTACTTCGCGCTGTGGATGGGGATGGCGCACAACATCCCCAGCTACGCGCTCGCGGCCTCGCTCATCGCGCTCGGCATGAACTGGGTGCAGGCGCTGCTCACGATCACCATCGGCAACATCGTGGTGCTCGCGCCGATGCTGCTCAACAGCCACGCCGGGACCAAGTACGGCATCCCGTTCCCGGTGTTCGCCCGCGCCTTCTACGGCGTCCGCGGCGCGAACCTGGCCGCGCTGCTGCGCGCGTTCATCGCGTGCGGCTGGTTCGGCATCCAGACCTGGGTCGGCGGCGAAGCCGTCTACATCATCGTCGGGCGGCTCGCCGGGCCCGGCTGGCGGGACTCCGCGGTCATCGCGGGGCAGCACTGGACGTTGTGGCTGTCCTTCGCGGTGTTCTGGGCGGTCCAGATGCTGATCATCTGGCGCGGAATGGAAGCCGTCCGCAAGTTCGAGAACTGGACCGCGCCGCTGGTGTCGGTCGGGTTCCTGATCCTGCTCGGCTACGTGCTGGTCAAGGCGGGCGGGCTCGGCCCGATCCTGTCCGAACCCGGCAAACTCGGCTGGGGCGCGGACTTCTGGAAGGTCTTCGCGCCTTCGCTGATGGCGATGATCGCGTTCTGGTCGACGCTTTCGCTGAACATGCCGGACTTCACCCGCTTCGGCGGCAGCCAGCGCAAGCAGGTGCGCGGGCAGATATTCGGCCTGCCCACCACGATGACGTTCATCGCGATCGTGGCGATCCTGACCACCTCGGGCGGCAGCGTGCTCTACGGCGAGCAGATCTGGGACCCGGCGAAGCTCGCCGACCGGTTCGACTCCCCGATCGTCGTCGTCATCGCGCTGATCGCACTGGTGCTCGCGACCATTTCGGCGAACCTCGCGGCGAACGTGGTCAGCCCTTCCTACGACTTCTCCAACGCCTTCCCCAAGAAGATCACCTTCGCGCTCGGCGGGCTGATCACCGGCGTCATCGGCATTCTGATCCAGCCGTGGCGGCTGTACTCCGATCCGAGCATCTACATCTTCGCCTGGCTCGGGTTCTACGGCGGGCTGCTCGGCGCGGTCGCCGGTGTGCTGGTCGGCGGCTACTGGGTGGTCAACAGAACGAAACTGCACCTGAAGGACCTCTACACCGAGCGGGGCGCGTACTGGTTCACCGGCGGCTGGAACTGGCGCGCGGTCGTCGCGACCATCGTCGGCGCCGTGCTCGCGGTCGGCGGTGCCTACGACGGGCCGTTCCCCGCCGACGGGCTGATCCCGTTCCTCAAACCGCTCTACGACTACAACTGGGTGGTCGGCCTCGTCGGCGCGTTCGTCGTCTACGCCCTGCTGAGCCGACCCGTCGAGAAAATCGAGAAAAAGGAGGAAACAAGTGAGCGACCTGGTCCGAGCCGGATTGATCCAGCAGCGGTGGACGGGTGA
- a CDS encoding nitrilase-related carbon-nitrogen hydrolase, translating into MSDLVRAGLIQQRWTGDKESMIAGAVEAIGKAASQGAQVVCLQELFYGPYFCQVQDTDYYSYTEGIPDGPTTKLMQEVAERHGVVLVVPMYEIEQPGVYYNTAAVIDADGTYLGKHRKNHIPQVKGFWEKFYFRPGNMGYPVFDTAVGRIGVYICYERHFPEGWRALGLAGAKIVFNPSATSRGLSEYLWRLEQPAAAVANEYFVGTINRVGVEPLGDNDFYGQSYFADPRGQLVGEAASDTEEEIVVRDLDMGKLAEVRDLWAFYRDRRPDSYGPLAEA; encoded by the coding sequence GTGAGCGACCTGGTCCGAGCCGGATTGATCCAGCAGCGGTGGACGGGTGACAAGGAGTCCATGATCGCGGGCGCGGTCGAGGCGATCGGCAAGGCCGCGTCCCAGGGCGCGCAGGTCGTGTGCCTCCAGGAACTGTTCTACGGCCCGTACTTCTGCCAGGTGCAGGACACCGACTACTACTCCTACACCGAGGGCATCCCGGACGGCCCGACGACCAAGCTCATGCAGGAGGTCGCCGAGCGGCACGGCGTGGTCCTCGTGGTGCCGATGTACGAAATCGAACAGCCCGGCGTGTACTACAACACCGCGGCCGTGATCGACGCCGACGGCACCTACCTCGGCAAGCACCGCAAGAACCACATCCCGCAGGTCAAGGGGTTCTGGGAGAAGTTCTACTTCCGGCCAGGCAACATGGGGTACCCGGTGTTCGACACCGCGGTCGGGCGCATTGGCGTCTACATCTGCTACGAACGCCACTTCCCCGAGGGCTGGCGCGCGCTCGGGCTCGCCGGGGCGAAGATCGTGTTCAACCCGTCGGCCACCAGCCGCGGCCTGTCGGAGTACCTGTGGCGCCTGGAACAGCCCGCCGCCGCGGTCGCGAACGAGTACTTCGTCGGCACGATCAACCGCGTCGGCGTGGAACCCTTGGGCGACAACGACTTCTACGGCCAGTCCTATTTCGCCGATCCACGCGGGCAGCTCGTCGGCGAAGCGGCGTCGGACACCGAAGAGGAGATCGTGGTCCGCGATCTGGACATGGGCAAGCTCGCGGAGGTTCGCGACCTGTGGGCGTTCTACCGCGACCGCCGCCCGGACAGCTACGGCCCCCTCGCGGAGGCGTGA
- a CDS encoding methyltransferase, translated as MARQDPEARRTVTRLAMGFMMTHAVRAAAELKLLDAVGSGTRAAADVAAESGTPVETTTRLLRALAGLGLCAEPRPGEFSATAAGALMRTDHPASMHAFVETFTDPVMTSAWPELPFSVRTGRTAFDEVHGKPFFAYLREEPEKSALFNDAMRDGTRAIAEVLPGCFDFGPYRTVLDIGGGDGTLISPALRENPHLRGIVFDSAEGGAQAPDRLAAAGVGDRCTVEAGDFFAAVPAGAEVYLIKSILHDWDDERSATILGHCRSVIPDDGRLLIVEPVLPGTADPAMAGLYLSDLNMLVNVGGRERTRADFEALCARAGFAVTAANPVRDTGYWLLEAVPQ; from the coding sequence ATGGCACGGCAGGACCCGGAAGCACGCAGGACCGTGACCCGGCTCGCGATGGGGTTCATGATGACCCACGCCGTCCGCGCGGCGGCGGAGCTGAAACTGCTCGACGCGGTCGGGTCCGGTACCCGCGCGGCCGCGGACGTCGCGGCCGAATCGGGCACGCCGGTCGAGACGACGACGCGGTTGCTGCGCGCCCTCGCCGGGCTCGGCCTGTGCGCCGAGCCGCGGCCGGGCGAGTTCTCGGCGACCGCCGCCGGCGCGCTGATGCGCACCGACCACCCCGCGTCGATGCACGCCTTCGTCGAGACGTTCACCGACCCGGTGATGACCAGCGCGTGGCCGGAACTGCCGTTCAGCGTGCGCACCGGGCGCACCGCCTTCGACGAGGTGCACGGGAAGCCGTTCTTCGCTTACCTGCGCGAAGAACCCGAGAAGTCGGCGCTGTTCAACGACGCGATGCGCGACGGCACGCGCGCCATCGCCGAGGTGCTGCCGGGCTGCTTCGACTTCGGCCCGTACCGGACCGTGCTCGACATCGGCGGCGGGGACGGCACGCTGATTTCCCCTGCCCTGCGGGAAAATCCGCACCTGCGCGGGATCGTGTTCGACTCGGCGGAGGGCGGCGCGCAGGCACCGGACCGGCTCGCGGCCGCGGGCGTCGGCGACCGGTGCACCGTCGAGGCAGGGGACTTCTTCGCCGCCGTCCCCGCCGGGGCCGAGGTGTACCTGATCAAGAGCATCCTGCACGACTGGGACGACGAGCGGTCCGCGACCATCCTCGGACACTGCCGGTCGGTCATCCCGGACGACGGTCGCCTGCTGATCGTCGAACCCGTGCTGCCCGGCACGGCCGACCCCGCGATGGCCGGTCTTTACCTGTCCGACCTGAACATGCTCGTCAATGTGGGCGGCAGGGAGCGCACGCGCGCCGATTTCGAGGCGTTGTGCGCGCGAGCCGGGTTCGCCGTCACCGCGGCGAACCCGGTGCGGGACACCGGCTACTGGTTGCTGGAAGCCGTTCCCCAGTAA
- a CDS encoding aspartate aminotransferase family protein — protein sequence MSGSELLDGDLLGRHRAVLPNWLALYYSEPIEIVRAKGRHVTDSTGATYLDFFAGILTNAIGYDVEEISDAVRAQLDTGVLHTSTLYLIRKQVELAEQISELSGIPDAKVFFTNSGTEANETALMLATQYRRSDQVLALRNSYHGRAFATIGITGNRGWSASSLSPVKVSYVHGGYRYRGPFSKFSDAEYTAACVEDLRDVLQTSTSGDVAALIAEPIQGVGGFSVPPDGMLGKFKEVLDEHGILLISDEVQTGWGRTGEHFWGIQAHGVTPDIMTFAKGLGNGLAIGGVIARGEVMDCLGANSISTFGGNPISTAGAKATLDYLLAHDLQGNAAKLGERLLTGLRELSTRYDVLGDVRGKGLMIGLEFVGPDGAPSPAAAGTMLEKTKELGLLVGKGGLHNNVIRLAPPMTLTDAEADEALGILGEAIAHTQEAREK from the coding sequence ATGAGCGGCAGTGAACTCCTAGACGGGGACCTTCTCGGCAGGCATCGCGCGGTGCTGCCGAACTGGCTGGCCCTCTACTACTCGGAGCCCATCGAGATCGTGCGCGCGAAGGGGCGCCACGTCACCGACTCGACCGGGGCGACCTACCTCGACTTCTTCGCGGGCATCCTGACGAACGCGATCGGCTACGACGTCGAAGAGATCTCGGACGCGGTGCGCGCGCAGCTCGACACGGGCGTGCTGCACACCTCGACGCTGTACCTGATCCGCAAGCAGGTGGAGCTGGCCGAGCAGATCTCGGAGCTGTCGGGCATCCCGGACGCCAAGGTGTTCTTCACCAACTCCGGCACCGAAGCCAACGAAACCGCGCTCATGCTCGCCACCCAGTACCGCCGCAGCGACCAGGTGCTCGCGCTGCGGAACTCCTACCACGGCAGGGCGTTCGCCACGATCGGCATCACCGGGAACCGGGGCTGGTCGGCCAGTTCGCTTTCACCGGTGAAGGTGAGCTACGTGCACGGCGGCTACCGCTACCGCGGCCCGTTCTCGAAGTTCTCCGACGCCGAGTACACCGCCGCGTGCGTCGAGGATCTGCGCGACGTGTTGCAGACGTCGACCTCCGGTGACGTCGCCGCGCTCATCGCGGAGCCGATCCAGGGCGTCGGCGGGTTCTCGGTACCGCCGGACGGCATGCTCGGGAAGTTCAAGGAAGTGCTCGACGAGCACGGCATCCTGCTGATCTCCGACGAGGTGCAGACCGGGTGGGGCCGGACGGGCGAGCACTTCTGGGGCATCCAGGCGCACGGCGTGACGCCGGACATCATGACGTTCGCGAAGGGCCTCGGCAACGGGCTCGCGATCGGCGGCGTGATCGCGCGCGGCGAGGTCATGGACTGCCTCGGCGCCAACTCGATCTCGACCTTCGGCGGAAACCCGATCTCCACCGCGGGCGCGAAGGCGACGCTGGACTACCTGCTCGCGCACGATCTCCAGGGCAACGCCGCGAAGCTCGGCGAGCGGCTGCTCACCGGCCTGCGCGAACTGTCCACTCGGTACGACGTGCTCGGCGACGTGCGCGGGAAGGGCCTGATGATCGGGCTCGAATTCGTCGGACCGGACGGTGCACCGAGCCCGGCCGCGGCGGGGACAATGCTGGAGAAGACCAAGGAACTGGGCCTGCTCGTCGGCAAGGGCGGCCTGCACAACAATGTCATCCGGCTCGCGCCGCCGATGACGTTGACCGATGCCGAAGCCGACGAGGCACTCGGCATACTCGGCGAAGCGATCGCGCACACCCAGGAGGCACGGGAGAAGTGA
- the hydA gene encoding dihydropyrimidinase: MTTLIKGGQVVGVDGAKLQDVLVDGEKIAAVAAPGVLTTADEVIDATGKYVLPGGIDAHTHMEMPFGGTHSVDTFGTGTTAAAWGGTTTIVDFAVQAKGTSLLSTLDKWHEKADGNCAIDYGFHMIVSDVNDTSLKEMEACVTAGVGSFKMFMAYPGVFYSTDGEILRAMAKAREIGATIMMHAENGIAIDQLAARAFEDGHTAPVQHGLTRPPELEGEATSRAITLAKVTGAPLYIVHLSASQALAAVAEARDGGQNVFAETCPQYLYLSIEDLAKPDFEGAKYVASPPLREKSHQPDLWRGLRTNDLSVVSTDHCPFCFKDQKELGRGDFRAIPNGIPGVEHRMDLLHQGVVAGEISLGRWVETCSTTPAKMFGLYPRKGVVAAGSDADIVLYDPAATQTLSAETHHMNVDYSAYEGFELTGKVDTVLSRGKVVVSPSGFEGSTTHGRFLSRDLNQYLS; the protein is encoded by the coding sequence ATGACGACGCTGATCAAGGGCGGGCAGGTCGTCGGCGTCGACGGCGCGAAGCTCCAGGACGTGCTGGTCGACGGCGAGAAGATCGCCGCGGTCGCCGCACCCGGCGTGCTCACCACCGCGGACGAGGTCATCGACGCCACCGGGAAGTACGTGCTGCCCGGCGGGATCGACGCGCACACGCACATGGAAATGCCCTTCGGGGGCACGCACTCCGTGGACACCTTCGGCACCGGCACCACCGCGGCGGCGTGGGGCGGCACCACCACGATCGTCGACTTCGCGGTGCAGGCCAAGGGCACCTCGCTTCTGTCCACTTTGGACAAGTGGCACGAGAAGGCGGACGGGAACTGCGCGATCGACTACGGGTTCCACATGATCGTGAGCGACGTCAACGACACCTCGCTCAAGGAAATGGAAGCCTGCGTCACGGCCGGTGTCGGCAGCTTCAAGATGTTCATGGCCTATCCCGGCGTGTTCTACTCGACGGACGGCGAAATCCTGCGCGCGATGGCCAAAGCGCGCGAGATCGGCGCCACGATCATGATGCACGCGGAGAACGGCATCGCGATCGATCAGCTCGCCGCGCGGGCGTTCGAGGACGGCCACACCGCGCCCGTCCAGCACGGGCTGACGCGGCCGCCCGAGCTGGAGGGCGAGGCGACCTCGCGGGCGATCACCCTCGCCAAGGTCACCGGCGCGCCGCTCTACATCGTGCACCTGTCCGCGTCGCAGGCACTCGCCGCGGTCGCCGAAGCGCGCGACGGCGGGCAGAACGTGTTCGCCGAGACCTGCCCGCAGTACCTCTACCTGTCCATTGAGGACTTGGCGAAACCGGACTTCGAGGGCGCGAAGTACGTCGCCTCTCCCCCACTGCGCGAGAAGTCGCACCAGCCGGACCTCTGGCGCGGGCTGCGGACGAACGACCTGTCCGTGGTGTCGACGGACCACTGCCCGTTCTGCTTCAAGGACCAGAAAGAGCTGGGGCGCGGGGACTTCCGCGCCATCCCGAACGGGATCCCCGGCGTCGAGCACCGGATGGACCTGCTGCACCAGGGCGTGGTGGCGGGAGAGATCTCGCTCGGCCGCTGGGTGGAAACCTGCTCGACGACACCGGCGAAGATGTTCGGTCTGTACCCGCGCAAGGGTGTCGTCGCCGCCGGGTCCGATGCGGACATCGTGCTCTACGATCCCGCCGCGACGCAGACGCTCTCGGCCGAGACGCACCACATGAACGTGGACTACTCGGCGTACGAAGGGTTCGAGCTCACCGGCAAGGTCGACACCGTGCTTTCGCGCGGCAAGGTGGTCGTGTCGCCTTCGGGTTTCGAGGGCAGCACGACGCACGGCCGCTTCCTGTCCCGCGACCTCAACCAGTACCTCAGCTAA
- a CDS encoding alpha/beta hydrolase, whose amino-acid sequence MTGRKFRTALALGSAMLAAAAVAPIAAASTTGVVWERCPDGSPQGYACGHLDVPLSETALSDQDTDGRKISIALAKLPATDPAHRLGTVFYNPGGPGVPGRFAPKELMASLGGKFDLVGFDPRGVGASGALRCFTDPRQLETLRGATGFPISAAQDRAQVAAAKTVTDLCAANGDELMGHLSTASVARDLDRLRAAFGEPKLRFYGKSYGSVLGQTYANLFGDRVGALVLDAVDDPINWSTGYRPSDAAKPFSFRLDAFPDAQRALESFLRSCAAATECAFREPGTDLLAKYDGLLDRLHRGPVTATDPETGKPLTVSYQDLVSRVHNGLLDTAKAPALARFLQAVATADEGVASTADATIPTPVDSLLGGAATLCSDSLNPRDPRVWAGFARVADRSGRGFGAYDTYKSLPCATWPALDPGRYTGPWNRPTAAPILLIANRQGDPETPYPGAKRAEKALANARLLTLDTYGHGSVGKSACVDSAAQGYLEHGALPARGTVCPPDRGPFD is encoded by the coding sequence ATGACTGGGAGAAAATTCCGCACCGCCCTCGCGCTGGGGTCCGCCATGCTCGCCGCCGCGGCGGTCGCGCCCATCGCGGCGGCGAGCACAACCGGTGTCGTCTGGGAGCGGTGCCCCGACGGATCGCCGCAGGGCTACGCCTGCGGCCACCTCGACGTGCCACTGTCCGAAACAGCACTGTCCGATCAGGACACCGACGGCAGGAAGATCAGCATCGCGCTGGCCAAGCTGCCCGCCACGGATCCCGCGCACCGGCTCGGCACCGTGTTCTACAACCCCGGCGGGCCGGGGGTCCCCGGCCGGTTCGCGCCGAAGGAGCTGATGGCCAGCCTCGGCGGGAAGTTCGACCTCGTCGGCTTCGATCCCCGGGGTGTCGGGGCGAGCGGCGCGTTGCGGTGCTTCACCGATCCCCGGCAGCTCGAAACACTGCGGGGCGCGACGGGCTTCCCGATCAGCGCGGCACAGGACCGCGCGCAGGTCGCCGCGGCCAAGACCGTCACCGACCTCTGCGCGGCGAACGGCGACGAGCTGATGGGACACCTCTCGACCGCGTCGGTGGCACGGGATCTCGACCGGCTGCGCGCGGCGTTCGGCGAGCCGAAGCTGAGGTTCTACGGCAAGTCCTACGGTTCGGTACTCGGCCAGACCTACGCGAACCTGTTCGGTGACCGTGTCGGCGCGCTCGTGCTGGACGCCGTGGACGATCCGATCAACTGGTCGACCGGCTACCGGCCGTCCGACGCCGCCAAACCGTTCAGCTTCCGGCTCGACGCCTTCCCCGACGCGCAGCGGGCGCTGGAGTCGTTCCTGCGCTCCTGCGCGGCGGCCACCGAGTGCGCCTTCCGCGAACCGGGAACCGATCTGCTCGCCAAGTACGACGGCCTGCTCGACCGGCTGCACCGGGGCCCGGTGACCGCGACGGATCCCGAAACCGGTAAGCCGCTCACGGTCAGCTACCAGGACCTGGTGTCACGTGTCCACAATGGACTTCTCGACACCGCGAAGGCACCGGCGCTGGCGCGGTTCCTGCAGGCGGTGGCCACCGCGGACGAGGGTGTCGCGTCCACCGCCGATGCCACCATCCCGACCCCCGTCGACTCGCTACTCGGCGGCGCGGCGACCTTGTGCTCGGACTCGCTGAACCCGCGCGATCCCCGCGTGTGGGCCGGGTTCGCCAGGGTCGCGGACCGCTCCGGCCGGGGGTTCGGCGCCTACGACACCTACAAGTCGCTGCCGTGCGCGACCTGGCCCGCCCTGGATCCCGGGCGCTACACCGGGCCGTGGAACCGCCCGACCGCCGCGCCGATCCTGCTGATCGCCAACCGGCAGGGCGACCCGGAAACGCCGTACCCTGGCGCGAAACGAGCCGAGAAGGCACTGGCGAACGCGCGGCTGCTGACGCTGGACACCTACGGCCACGGCTCGGTGGGTAAGAGCGCCTGCGTCGACTCGGCTGCGCAGGGCTATCTCGAACACGGCGCGCTTCCCGCGCGCGGCACCGTCTGCCCGCCGGATCGCGGGCCGTTCGACTGA